The Rana temporaria chromosome 13, aRanTem1.1, whole genome shotgun sequence genome has a window encoding:
- the PSMA3 gene encoding proteasome subunit alpha type-3 yields MSSIGTGYDLSASTFSPDGRVFQVEYAAKAVENSSTAIGIRCKDGVVFGVEKLVLSKLYEEGSNKRIFNVDRHVGMAVAGLLADARSLADIAREEASNFRSNYGYDIPLKHLADRVAMYVHAYTLYSAVRPFGCSFMLGSYNEDDGSQLYMVDPSGISYGYWGCSVGKAKQAAKTEIEKLQMKDMTCREVVKEVAKIIYIVHDEVKDKAFELELSWVGKVTNGRHEVVPKDIREEAEKYAKESLEEEDDSDDDNM; encoded by the exons ATGAGTTCCATCGGGACCGGG TATGATCTCTCAGCATCCACGTTTTCTCCGGATGGCAGAGTGTTTCAGGTTGAGTATGCAGCTAAAGCAGTGGAAAATAGTAG cacagccattggcatcCGATGCAAAGACGGAGTTGTGTTTGGAGTAGAGAAGCTTGTCCTTTCCAAGCTTTATGAAGAAGGTTCTAATAAGCGTATTTTTAATGTGGATCGGCATGTTGGAATG GCTGTAGCTGGACTCCTGGCTGATGCACGTTCCTTGGCAGACATTGCTAGAGAGGAGGCCTCCAACTTCAGATCCAACTACGGTTATGATATTCCATTAAAG CATCTCGCAGACAGAGTGGCCATGTATGTACATGCATATACACTGTACAGTGCTGTCAGACCTTTTGGCTGCAG TTTCATGTTGGGATCATACAATGAAGACGATGGATCTCAGTTGTACATGGTTGACCCTTCAGGTATATCCTAC GGTTACTGGGGATGTTCTGTTGGTAAAGCCAAACAAGCAGCCAAGACAGAGATTGAGAAGCTTCAG ATGAAGGACATGACATGTCGGGAAGTGGTGAAAGAAGTTGCAAAAAT aatctaCATCGTCCATGATGAAGTAAAAGATAAAGCATTTGAACTGGAACTGAGCTGGGTTGGAAAAG TTACCAATGGAAGACATGAAGTTGTACCGAAAGACATCAGAGAAGAAGCTGAAAAATATGCAAAG GAATCtttagaagaagaagacgactCTGATGATGACAACATGTAA